One segment of Lentisphaera araneosa HTCC2155 DNA contains the following:
- a CDS encoding DUF1670 domain-containing protein, whose protein sequence is MKTHISANEATYGPQQYKTFAGALTAFFSEECPQLGGMRTRQVLSSTIISMVNKFYPETSHLKQGQTPWVTTDKNATKSYGKKINQTPLVSVILDLVRAEDIQERKDGKKLRDIKKEAVARMLKQSYKQGGCMTSVELAILLKISPPTVGKYIKEWELEHNEVLPRRGSIHDMGPTLTHKKIIIEKLFIKKLSVQQVSRETYHSFQAIQRYISKFKQVLICYKKGMNINEIAKVIGNTPRLIKEYEAIILEYKDRGFVLEQIINTDAKVDSQYETIVNDLNSQKN, encoded by the coding sequence ATGAAGACGCATATTTCAGCGAATGAAGCAACTTACGGACCACAACAATATAAAACTTTTGCTGGAGCTTTAACAGCTTTTTTCTCAGAGGAGTGTCCGCAACTGGGAGGAATGAGGACTCGGCAAGTTTTGAGCTCAACTATTATCTCTATGGTCAATAAATTCTATCCCGAAACTTCTCATTTAAAACAGGGTCAGACGCCATGGGTGACCACTGACAAAAATGCGACTAAATCATACGGAAAAAAGATCAATCAAACACCTTTAGTGAGTGTTATCCTAGATTTAGTACGAGCAGAAGATATTCAAGAGCGCAAAGACGGTAAGAAGCTCAGAGACATAAAAAAGGAAGCTGTTGCAAGGATGCTCAAACAAAGTTATAAGCAAGGTGGCTGTATGACCTCGGTTGAATTAGCCATTCTTTTAAAGATCTCTCCACCAACTGTGGGTAAGTATATTAAAGAATGGGAACTGGAACACAATGAGGTCTTACCTCGAAGAGGTTCAATACATGATATGGGGCCAACTCTCACGCACAAAAAAATTATAATTGAAAAACTTTTCATAAAGAAACTCAGCGTTCAACAAGTAAGTCGTGAGACTTATCATTCATTCCAGGCTATCCAGCGTTATATCAGCAAATTTAAACAGGTTCTTATCTGTTATAAGAAGGGCATGAATATCAATGAGATCGCCAAAGTTATTGGAAATACACCCCGGTTAATCAAAGAATATGAAGCTATCATCTTGGAGTACAAAGACCGAGGGTTTGTTTTAGAGCAAATCATCAATACGGACGCAAAGGTGGACTCACAATACGAAACCATCGTCAATGACTTGAACTCTCAGAAAAACTAA